A region of Dioscorea cayenensis subsp. rotundata cultivar TDr96_F1 chromosome 5, TDr96_F1_v2_PseudoChromosome.rev07_lg8_w22 25.fasta, whole genome shotgun sequence DNA encodes the following proteins:
- the LOC120261168 gene encoding 3-hydroxy-3-methylglutaryl-coenzyme A reductase 3 — protein MDVRRRLPSKPTASDRIPAPSPVRIQASDALPLPIRHTNKIFSALFMAALYFLMCRWREKVRTSTPLHLLTLSEIFAFVSLVASLIYLISFFGITYVQSSIPSNEDEIDEGVVVDDRHFPPTSSAQSANPPPPPCPLLVDNSDAKIPSFYPDDNDEEIVSSVVSGKTPSYILESKLGDCQRAAGVRREALRRITGSAMQGLPLHGFDYQSILGQCCEMPIGYVTLPVGIAGPLSLDGRTYYLPMATTEGCLVASTNRGCKAIAVSGGAESVVLRDGMTRAPVVRFGSAKRAAQLKFFLEDSSNSDTLTVVFNRSSRFARFQGIQCALAGKNVYMRFSCSTGDAMGMNMVSKGVQNVLDYLQDDFPDMEVISISGNFCSDKKPAAVNWIEGRGKSVVCEAIIKEEVVMKVLKTSVPALVELNTLKNLAGSAVAGALGGFNAHASNIVSAIFIATGQDPAQNVESSHCITMMEAVNEGKDLHISVTMPSIEVGTVGGGTQLAAQAACLDLLGVKGANLESPGANSRLLATIIAGAVLAGELSLMSALAAGQLVKSHMKYNRSSRDISQVAAAAVAAAAGTKNH, from the exons ATGGACGTCCGTCGGAGGCTCCCTTCGAAGCCCACAGCCTCCGACCGCATCCCGGCGCCCTCTCCTGTGCGCATTCAGGCCTCCGATGCCCTCCCTCTACCCATTCGCCATACCAACAAAATCTTCTCCGCTCTCTTCATGGCGGCTCTCTACTTCCTCATGTGCCGATGGCGTGAGAAGGTTCGCACTTCTACCCCTCTCCACCTCCTCACCCTCTCCGAGATCTTTGCCTTCGTTTCCCTCGTAGCTTCCCTCATCTACCTCATCTCCTTCTTCGGCATCACCTACGTCCAGTCCTCTATTCCTTCCAATGAGGACGAAATCGACGAAGGTGTCGTCGTTGATGACCGTCACTTCCCTCCCACCTCCAGCGCCCAATCGGCCAACCCACCCCCTCCGCCCTGTCCCCTACTCGTTGACAACTCCGACGCCAAGATCCCATCTTTCTATCCTGATGATAACGATGAGGAGATCGTAAGCTCCGTAGTCTCCGGAAAGACTCCGTCGTATATCCTCGAATCGAAACTCGGGGATTGCCAAAGGGCCGCCGGGGTGAGGCGCGAGGCGCTCAGAAGAATCACTGGCAGTGCGATGCAGGGCCTCCCTCTCCACGGGTTTGATTACCAGTCAATTCTGGGCCAGTGCTGCGAGATGCCCATCGGGTACGTCACGCTGCCGGTGGGGATCGCGGGGCCTTTGTCATTGGACGGGAGGACGTACTACTTGCCCATGGCAACCACCGAGGGGTGCTTGGTTGCGAGCACCAACAGGGGGTGTAAGGCGATCGCGGTCTCTGGCGGGGCCGAGAGCGTGGTGTTACGGGATGGGATGACGAGGGCACCCGTTGTGAGGTTTGGGAGTGCCAAGAGGGCAGCCCAACTCAAGTTCTTCTTGGAAGATTCATCCAACTCTGACACGCTCACCGTCGTCTTCAATAG GTCGAGCAGGTTCGCTAGGTTTCAAGGAATTCAATGTGCTCTGGCAGGGAAGAATGTGTACATGAGGTTCTCTTGCAGCACAGGAGATGCCATGGGAATGAACATGGTGTCAAAGGGGGTGCAGAACGTTTTAGATTACTTGCAAGATGACTTCCCCGACATGGAAGTTATTAGCATTTCTG GCAATTTCTGCTCCGATAAGAAGCCGGCTGCTGTGAACTGGATTGAGGGACGGGGAAAATCAGTGGTTTGTGAGGCCATCATCAAGGAAGAGGTGGTAATGAAGGTCCTCAAGACCTCTGTGCCTGCACTGGTGGAGCTCAATACTCTCAAAAACCTTGCTGGGTCTGCTGTGGCTGGTGCTCTTGGTGGTTTTAATGCTCATGCCAGCAATATTGTGTCTGCAATTTTCATTGCTACTGGCCAAGATCCTGCTCAGAATGTGGAAAGCTCCCACTGCATTACCATGATGGAAGCTGTCAATGAAGGAAAAGATCTTCACATCTCTGTAACTATGCCATCAATTGAG GTGGGTACAGTTGGAGGGGGGACTCAGCTGGCTGCTCAGGCTGCCTGTTTGGACCTTCTAGGAGTGAAGGGTGCTAACTTGGAATCCCCTGGAGCAAACTCCAGGCTTCTTGCCACCATCATAGCTGGCGCTGTTCTTGCTGGGGAGCTCTCTCTCATGTCAGCTCTTGCTGCTGGCCAGCTTGTCAAAAGCCACATGAAGTATAACAGATCAAGCAGAGACATCTCCCAGgtggctgctgctgctgttgctgctgctgctggaacaaagaaccattaa
- the LOC120261861 gene encoding cinnamoyl-CoA reductase 1-like, translating into MEEEARAIKKGSRVCLTGAGGFVASWLVKLLLSHGYHVHATVRDPCDKKNSHLKKLENAMENLQLFKADLLDYDSILAAAAGCEGVFHVASPVPTTKVPNPEVELISPAVTGTQNVLKACSTLRVKRVVVVSSGAAVILNPHWPKGKVMDEECWSDPEHCRMTENWYCLSKTLAEADTFKYAKENDLDVVTVCPSMVLGPIMQPTLNASTLFLINILKGLRESKENSLYHTVDVRDVADALLLVYEKPEASGRYICASHPIKIRELIDTLRSIYPNYNYPNNLTEVDYGHLVSSEKLKKLGWKCRPLKETLVDSVESYKEAGLLNN; encoded by the exons aTGGAGGAAGAGGCGAGAGCAATAAAAAAGGGAAGTAGGGTTTGTCTGACTGGAGCTGGTGGATTTGTGGCTTCGTGGCTTGTTAAACTTCTCCTCTCTCATGGCTATCATGTCCATGCGACTGTCAGAGATCCAT GTGACAAGAAGAATTCACATTTGAAGAAGTTGGAAAATGCCATGGAAAACCTTCAACTCTTCAAGGCCGACTTGCTTGATTATGACTCGATATTAGCGGCAGCTGCAGGATGTGAAGGAGTCTTCCATGTAGCATCTCCTgttccaacaaccaaagtgCCTAATCCAGAG GTAGAACTTATTTCTCCTGCTGTGACGGGTACTCAGAATGTGCTCAAGGCTTGCTCTACTTTGAGAGTTAAGCGTGTTGTTGTGGTGTCTTCGGGTGCGGCTGTGATATTGAACCCACACTGGCCAAAGGGAAAGGTTATGGATGAGGAGTGTTGGTCAGACCCGGAGCACTGTAGGATGACTGAG AACTGGTATTGCCTTTCAAAGACACTGGCAGAGGCTGACACTTTCAAGTATGCAAAGGAGAATGATCTTGACGTTGTCACTGTTTGTCCATCAATGGTTCTTGGACCAATAATGCAGCCCACTCTGAATGCTAGCACCTTGTTTCTCATCAATATTTTGAAAG GGCTCCGTGAGTCAAAGGAGAATAGTCTCTACCATACGGTGGATGTTCGAGATGTAGCCGATGCACTGCTCCTTGTGTATGAGAAACCAGAAGCATCTGGGCGGTACATCTGTGCAAGCCATCCAATCAAGATCAGAGAGCTCATTGATACTTTGAGGAGCATATATCCTAACTACAATTACCCAAACAA CTTAACTGAGGTGGATTATGGTCACCTTGTCAGTTCAGAAAAGTTAAAGAAGTTGGGATGGAAATGCAGGCCTCTCAAAGAGACTCTCGTTGATTCGGTTGAGTCTTATAAAGAGGCAGGCCTCTTGAACAACTAA